The following proteins are encoded in a genomic region of Pseudomonas sp. Os17:
- a CDS encoding DMT family transporter translates to MRSQALRADVLMLITAVIWGSAFVAQTSGMDHIGPFLYSGLRFALGSLCLLPLVLRRAAADRPAAPLLNRGLLLGGMLMGLALALGINLQQVGLLFTSVTNAGFITGLYVIVVPLLGLLIGHKTGLGTWIGAVLAVVGMFLLSVGDGFQVASGDWLQLIGAFVWGGHVILVGVFASRHDPIRLAFLQFATCSVVSLILALCLEPIRWSAIVAAGPAILYGGVIAVGVGYTLQVIAQKNAIASHAAIILSLEAVFAAVAGAWLLDESLQMRGYFGCALMLGGMLVAQLWPQKKQANATTTQRA, encoded by the coding sequence ATGCGAAGCCAAGCCTTGCGTGCCGATGTCCTGATGCTGATCACCGCCGTGATCTGGGGATCGGCGTTTGTCGCCCAAACCTCCGGCATGGATCATATCGGGCCCTTCCTTTATTCCGGACTGCGCTTCGCTCTGGGTTCACTCTGCCTGCTACCGCTGGTCCTGCGCAGGGCGGCGGCCGATCGCCCTGCCGCACCGCTGCTCAATCGCGGCCTGTTGCTGGGCGGCATGCTGATGGGGCTGGCCCTTGCTCTGGGGATCAATCTGCAGCAGGTCGGGCTGTTGTTTACCAGTGTCACCAATGCCGGGTTCATCACCGGGCTTTACGTCATTGTAGTGCCGCTGCTGGGATTGCTGATTGGCCACAAGACCGGCCTGGGCACCTGGATCGGCGCGGTGCTGGCCGTGGTGGGGATGTTCCTGCTGAGCGTCGGCGACGGCTTTCAGGTGGCCTCCGGCGACTGGCTGCAACTGATCGGCGCCTTTGTCTGGGGTGGGCACGTGATTCTGGTGGGCGTATTCGCCAGCCGCCATGACCCGATTCGCCTGGCCTTCCTGCAATTTGCCACCTGCTCAGTGGTGAGCCTGATCCTGGCGCTATGCCTGGAGCCGATTCGCTGGAGCGCGATCGTCGCTGCCGGGCCAGCCATTCTTTATGGCGGCGTGATTGCGGTCGGCGTCGGTTACACCTTGCAGGTGATCGCTCAAAAGAACGCAATTGCCTCCCACGCCGCGATCATCCTCTCCCTCGAAGCCGTGTTCGCCGCCGTCGCCGGGGCCTGGCTACTGGATGAGTCGCTGCAGATGCGCGGCTATTTCGGCTGCGCCCTGATGCTCGGCGGCATGCTGGTTGCCCAGCTATGGCCGCAAAAAAAACAGGCAAACGCCACCACTACACAAAGGGCTTGA
- a CDS encoding Com family DNA-binding transcriptional regulator — MLKECRCGHCKRLLARVGEFTELQIKCSRCGTLNHVKASSLGQSPVSDMRADFSATDHSTQ, encoded by the coding sequence ATGTTAAAAGAATGCAGATGCGGTCATTGCAAACGACTTCTCGCCCGCGTGGGTGAGTTTACCGAGCTCCAGATCAAATGTTCCCGCTGTGGAACCTTGAATCACGTGAAGGCCTCGAGCCTTGGGCAATCGCCTGTGAGCGACATGAGAGCGGACTTTTCCGCGACTGATCATTCGACTCAATAG
- a CDS encoding phage tail protein — translation MDYPKSVPSVGLVNGKFVDENPVTGQVGSLISSQWGNAVTDELLNVIRAGGKEPAEAEHDQLLAAIKAIVRDSIPPEKIRSTLAEYGITDAYTKSVTYTKAEIEALLKNMSALPVGAMVPFPKGTVPAGFLEVDGSVQSAATYPDLAAYLGTTFNTGGEGAGNFRLPESRGEFLRGWDHGRGVDAGRALGSWQPDELRSHKHALDANVVTETGSGYAGGIATDGNKYLTETAFSGGMETRPRNLAVMWCVKAWNAPTNQGSIDVAALAVDVRNAQKNAVVGICKGLKVSASGLSSIVNVVAEQLVVGNDLSFKTLGDVTLKINATVIGANGLDTGVLTGSTWYSVWVIWGGAGVAGLLSLSEKAPVLPVGYTHKARVSWTRTDPTANKFLLSFIQAGNCVQYKVVPGSNVQNLPVMASGVVSPAADVAVSAFVPPTAAKISLTAGTNNGYVGFAPSSAYTAQAPVYLNTATLNAAPFVGGYNPSSPVPTANGQFLLEGPTIRFGSFAATGVLQCIGWEDNL, via the coding sequence TCGGCTCACTGATTTCCTCGCAATGGGGAAACGCGGTTACCGACGAATTGCTCAATGTGATTCGTGCGGGTGGGAAGGAGCCGGCCGAGGCCGAGCACGACCAGTTGCTGGCGGCGATCAAGGCGATCGTCCGGGATTCGATACCGCCAGAGAAGATTCGCAGCACCTTGGCCGAGTACGGCATCACCGACGCCTATACCAAGTCGGTGACCTACACCAAGGCCGAGATCGAGGCGCTGCTGAAGAACATGTCGGCCCTGCCGGTGGGGGCCATGGTGCCGTTTCCCAAGGGCACGGTGCCGGCGGGGTTCCTGGAGGTGGATGGCAGTGTGCAGAGCGCTGCGACTTATCCGGATCTGGCGGCTTATTTGGGAACGACCTTCAACACCGGTGGTGAAGGGGCGGGGAATTTCCGTTTGCCGGAGTCGCGGGGGGAGTTTCTGCGGGGTTGGGATCATGGGCGGGGGGTGGATGCTGGGCGGGCTCTGGGTAGCTGGCAGCCCGACGAATTGAGGAGTCACAAGCACGCGCTTGACGCCAACGTCGTTACCGAAACAGGGTCTGGATACGCTGGCGGTATTGCTACCGATGGCAACAAGTACCTGACAGAAACCGCATTCTCAGGTGGTATGGAAACCCGACCTAGAAACCTTGCGGTGATGTGGTGCGTCAAAGCCTGGAACGCACCGACCAATCAGGGAAGCATCGATGTTGCTGCTCTGGCCGTTGATGTTCGTAATGCACAGAAAAATGCTGTGGTCGGGATTTGTAAAGGTCTGAAGGTTTCTGCTTCCGGGCTCAGTTCGATCGTTAATGTGGTGGCTGAGCAGTTGGTGGTCGGTAACGATTTGTCGTTCAAGACACTGGGTGATGTGACTCTCAAGATCAACGCTACGGTCATCGGCGCCAACGGACTGGATACAGGAGTGCTGACCGGTTCCACCTGGTACAGCGTCTGGGTGATATGGGGAGGTGCTGGGGTTGCGGGTTTGCTGTCGCTCAGTGAGAAAGCTCCTGTGCTACCTGTGGGTTACACCCACAAGGCCCGGGTCAGTTGGACGCGAACCGACCCCACGGCAAACAAGTTTCTGTTGTCGTTTATTCAGGCGGGTAACTGCGTTCAGTACAAGGTGGTTCCGGGTTCCAATGTGCAAAATCTGCCGGTCATGGCTTCTGGGGTTGTCAGCCCCGCTGCGGATGTTGCCGTCTCTGCTTTTGTTCCGCCGACGGCGGCAAAAATTTCACTGACTGCCGGTACCAACAACGGCTACGTTGGCTTTGCCCCCAGCAGTGCCTATACCGCGCAAGCACCTGTTTATTTGAATACCGCAACGCTCAATGCTGCGCCCTTTGTCGGCGGTTATAACCCGTCTTCGCCGGTACCTACTGCTAATGGTCAGTTTTTGCTGGAAGGACCAACGATTCGATTCGGATCTTTTGCGGCGACAGGTGTTTTGCAATGTATTGGATGGGAGGACAACTTATGA
- the recA gene encoding recombinase RecA: protein MDDNKKKALAAALGQIERQFGKGAVMRMGDHDRQAIPAISTGSLGLDIALGIGGLPKGRIVEIYGPESSGKTTLTLSVIAQAQKAGATCAFVDAEHALDPEYAGKLGVNVDDLLVSQPDTGEQALEITDMLVRSNAVDVIIVDSVAALVPKAEIEGEMGDMHVGLQARLMSQALRKITGNIKNANCLVIFINQIRMKIGVMFGSPETTTGGNALKFYASVRLDIRRTGAVKEGDEVVGSETRVKIVKNKVAPPFRQAEFQILYGKGIYLNGEIIDLGVLHGFLEKSGAWYSYQGNKIGQGKANSAKFLQDNPEIGNALEKQIREKLLTASPDVKANPVKETEDDMADADI from the coding sequence ATGGACGACAACAAGAAGAAAGCCTTGGCTGCGGCCCTGGGTCAGATCGAACGTCAATTCGGCAAGGGTGCCGTAATGCGTATGGGCGATCATGACCGTCAGGCGATCCCGGCCATTTCCACCGGCTCTCTGGGTCTGGACATCGCTCTGGGCATTGGCGGTCTGCCAAAAGGCCGTATCGTTGAAATCTACGGTCCTGAATCGTCCGGTAAGACCACCCTGACCCTGTCGGTCATCGCTCAGGCGCAGAAAGCCGGTGCCACTTGTGCCTTCGTCGATGCCGAGCACGCGCTGGACCCGGAATACGCCGGCAAGCTGGGGGTCAATGTCGACGATCTGCTGGTTTCTCAGCCGGATACCGGCGAGCAGGCCCTGGAAATCACCGACATGCTGGTGCGTTCCAACGCGGTTGACGTGATCATCGTCGACTCCGTGGCGGCTCTGGTGCCCAAGGCTGAAATCGAAGGCGAAATGGGCGACATGCACGTGGGCCTGCAAGCCCGCCTGATGTCCCAGGCGCTGCGTAAAATCACCGGTAACATCAAGAACGCCAACTGCCTGGTGATCTTCATTAACCAGATCCGCATGAAGATCGGCGTGATGTTCGGCAGTCCGGAAACCACCACCGGTGGTAACGCCCTGAAGTTCTACGCTTCGGTTCGTCTGGACATCCGTCGTACCGGCGCGGTGAAGGAAGGCGATGAGGTGGTCGGTAGCGAAACCCGAGTCAAGATCGTCAAGAACAAGGTGGCTCCGCCGTTCCGTCAGGCCGAGTTCCAGATTCTTTACGGCAAGGGTATCTACCTCAACGGCGAGATCATCGATCTTGGCGTGCTGCACGGTTTCCTGGAAAAATCCGGTGCCTGGTACAGCTACCAGGGCAACAAGATCGGTCAGGGCAAGGCCAACTCGGCCAAGTTCCTGCAGGACAACCCGGAAATCGGCAACGCGCTGGAGAAGCAGATTCGCGAGAAGCTGCTGACAGCCTCGCCAGACGTCAAAGCCAATCCGGTCAAAGAGACCGAAGACGATATGGCCGACGCTGATATCTGA
- a CDS encoding quorum-sensing-regulated virulence factor family protein — protein sequence MLRFTIPTVALLLALPLGVQAASLQEFELSKMLEKVAAESNVGTPREINENILDQGYTVEGKELINHLSVQSAHAAQMRANPKAVYLQLGASVCRNPNYRKLMAKGAIMRYEFTENRTNRPVASARFQESDCPSQNTPKKK from the coding sequence ATGTTGCGCTTTACCATCCCTACCGTCGCCCTTCTGCTGGCCTTGCCTCTGGGAGTCCAGGCTGCGTCTTTGCAAGAGTTCGAACTGAGCAAAATGCTGGAGAAGGTCGCTGCGGAAAGCAACGTCGGCACTCCCCGGGAAATCAACGAAAACATCCTCGATCAGGGTTATACCGTTGAAGGCAAAGAGCTGATCAACCACCTCAGCGTCCAGTCCGCTCACGCCGCCCAGATGCGCGCCAATCCCAAGGCGGTCTACCTGCAACTGGGTGCCAGCGTCTGCCGCAACCCCAACTACCGCAAGCTAATGGCCAAAGGCGCAATCATGCGCTACGAATTTACCGAGAACCGTACCAATCGCCCGGTGGCCTCGGCACGCTTCCAGGAATCGGACTGCCCCTCCCAGAACACTCCCAAGAAGAAGTAA
- a CDS encoding glycoside hydrolase family 19 protein, whose amino-acid sequence MPITEQQLQQIMPNARRQAGVFVSPLNTAMAHRQIDTPKRQAAFLAQIGHESGQLQYVRELGSDQYLSKYDTGTLAARLGNTPEADGDGQRYRGRGLIQITGRSNYRQCSLGLFGDERLLELPELLEQPQWAAESAAWFWERGGLNALADRDEFNSITRRINGGLNGLQDRLQLWARARAVLCLPVV is encoded by the coding sequence ATGCCTATAACCGAACAACAACTGCAACAAATCATGCCTAACGCCCGCCGCCAAGCGGGCGTTTTTGTTTCTCCACTCAACACCGCCATGGCTCATCGGCAGATCGATACGCCGAAGCGCCAGGCGGCCTTTCTCGCCCAGATCGGTCACGAATCCGGGCAACTGCAATACGTGCGCGAGCTGGGCAGTGATCAATACCTGAGCAAGTACGACACCGGCACGCTCGCGGCACGCCTGGGCAACACCCCCGAGGCCGATGGCGACGGTCAGCGCTATCGCGGGCGCGGGCTGATCCAGATCACCGGGCGCAGCAACTATCGCCAGTGCAGCCTCGGGCTGTTTGGCGATGAGCGCCTGCTGGAGTTGCCCGAGCTGCTGGAGCAGCCGCAATGGGCCGCCGAGTCGGCGGCCTGGTTCTGGGAGCGCGGCGGGCTCAATGCCCTGGCCGATCGCGATGAGTTCAACAGCATCACCCGTCGCATCAATGGCGGTTTGAACGGCTTGCAGGATCGCCTGCAACTCTGGGCCAGGGCGCGGGCGGTGCTGTGCCTGCCCGTGGTCTGA
- the recX gene encoding recombination regulator RecX produces MTAVLDTLVAVRRTAMDLLARREHGRVELTRKLRQRGAPPEMIEAALDRLTEEGLLSESRYLESFVSYRARSGYGPMRIREELSQRGLQRSDIDLALRECGIDWQEQLRDVWQRKFAGHFPADARERAKQGRFLSYRGYSMDMIGRLLSGRGLDD; encoded by the coding sequence ATGACCGCCGTACTCGATACCCTCGTCGCGGTGCGGCGAACTGCAATGGACCTGCTCGCGCGACGCGAGCACGGTCGAGTCGAGCTGACGCGTAAACTGCGTCAGCGCGGCGCCCCTCCTGAAATGATCGAAGCTGCCCTTGACCGTTTGACGGAAGAGGGATTGCTGTCCGAATCCCGTTATCTCGAAAGCTTTGTTTCCTACCGTGCCCGCTCAGGTTACGGGCCAATGCGTATTCGCGAAGAACTCAGTCAGCGCGGCTTGCAGCGAAGTGATATCGATCTTGCCCTGCGTGAGTGCGGTATCGACTGGCAAGAGCAGTTGCGAGACGTCTGGCAGCGCAAGTTTGCCGGGCACTTTCCTGCGGATGCCCGGGAGCGGGCCAAGCAAGGGCGCTTTCTGAGTTATCGCGGCTATTCCATGGACATGATCGGCCGCCTGTTGAGCGGCCGAGGGCTGGATGACTGA
- a CDS encoding TIGR00730 family Rossman fold protein, which translates to MPYQSNDLLTRHFQSKGADLTSQVEAQLNQIAPNSPNIPLYRDMVLTVLRMAEDDLNRWNAKITLQALRELEHAFRVLEQFKGRRKVTVFGSARTPSEHPLYAMAKELGAALARSDLMVITGAGGGIMAAAHDGAGLEHSLGFNITLPFEQHANPTVGGTENLLSFHFFFTRKLFFVKEADALVLCPGGFGTLDEALEVLTLIQTGKSPLVPVVLLDVPGGQFWQGALDFIRNQLEANRYILPSDLKLVRLVHSTEDAVKEIQQFYANFHSSRWLKQEFVIRMHHNLTEQALAQMQTEFSDLCLSGRFQQHAYRGEEHDEAQFSHLTRLSFTFNARDNGRLRELIDFINLPQNWARQPPKAHQSVRETSDAN; encoded by the coding sequence ATGCCTTACCAATCGAATGACCTATTAACCCGTCATTTTCAGAGCAAGGGCGCCGACCTCACGAGCCAGGTCGAAGCGCAACTCAACCAGATTGCCCCCAACAGCCCGAATATCCCTCTTTATCGCGACATGGTTCTCACTGTCCTGCGCATGGCCGAGGACGACCTCAATCGCTGGAACGCCAAGATCACCCTGCAAGCCCTGCGTGAACTGGAACATGCCTTCAGAGTCCTGGAACAGTTCAAGGGTCGGCGCAAGGTGACGGTATTCGGCTCGGCGCGAACCCCCAGCGAGCACCCGCTGTATGCCATGGCCAAGGAGCTGGGCGCTGCCCTGGCACGCTCGGACCTGATGGTCATCACCGGCGCCGGAGGCGGCATCATGGCCGCAGCCCATGACGGCGCGGGCCTGGAGCACAGCCTGGGATTCAACATCACCCTGCCTTTCGAACAACATGCCAACCCGACTGTCGGCGGTACGGAGAACCTGCTGTCATTCCACTTTTTCTTCACTCGCAAGCTGTTCTTCGTCAAGGAAGCGGATGCTCTGGTGCTCTGCCCCGGTGGATTCGGCACCCTGGATGAAGCACTGGAAGTCCTGACCCTGATCCAGACCGGCAAAAGCCCCCTGGTACCGGTGGTGCTACTGGACGTACCTGGCGGGCAATTCTGGCAGGGCGCCCTGGACTTCATCCGCAACCAGCTGGAAGCCAATCGCTACATCCTGCCCAGCGACCTGAAACTGGTGCGTCTGGTGCATAGCACCGAAGACGCCGTCAAGGAAATCCAGCAGTTCTACGCCAACTTCCACTCCAGCCGCTGGCTGAAGCAAGAGTTCGTCATTCGCATGCACCACAATCTCACCGAACAGGCGCTGGCACAGATGCAGACGGAGTTCTCCGACCTGTGCCTCAGTGGTCGGTTTCAGCAACATGCCTACCGTGGAGAGGAGCACGATGAAGCGCAATTCAGCCATTTGACACGGCTGTCGTTCACTTTCAACGCTCGCGACAATGGCCGCCTGCGGGAACTGATCGACTTCATCAACCTGCCGCAGAACTGGGCCAGACAGCCCCCCAAGGCCCACCAAAGCGTGAGAGAAACCAGCGACGCCAACTGA
- a CDS encoding putidacin L1 family lectin-like bacteriocin, translating into MAWIRYDFTDNGSSVLPARYYMAPNQYLQSPNKRFKLLFQPDGNLALYDGAQLAWVADQNTPFTNVSKGNKKDPMMVFMNYGFVLDDPLRGRIWSTTPSDPTMGSREDASLRAFTQVQDDGNIVTIDTIPHWYAPNGRVFTPAVGAAMIIGGPAELVPGQFYRAGDHSLVFQGDGNLVVYGPNWSVVWATYTQNRGGARCVMQADGNLVIYAANNAVVWQSGTAGHPGATIRLQANGSLSIVTERPIWARFGYTPTIKPPRVFYPDHKWQTASYTWDNVF; encoded by the coding sequence ATGGCTTGGATTCGCTACGACTTCACTGACAACGGTTCTTCGGTGCTGCCGGCTCGCTATTACATGGCGCCGAACCAGTATCTGCAGTCCCCGAACAAACGCTTCAAGTTGCTCTTTCAGCCTGATGGCAACCTTGCACTTTATGACGGCGCCCAGTTGGCGTGGGTCGCCGACCAGAACACGCCCTTTACCAATGTGAGCAAGGGCAACAAGAAAGACCCGATGATGGTCTTTATGAATTACGGCTTCGTTCTGGATGACCCGTTGCGCGGCCGTATCTGGTCGACGACACCGAGCGATCCCACCATGGGCTCTCGCGAGGATGCGTCCTTGCGTGCGTTCACCCAGGTTCAGGATGACGGGAACATCGTGACCATCGACACCATCCCTCACTGGTATGCGCCCAACGGTCGCGTGTTCACTCCGGCAGTCGGGGCGGCCATGATCATCGGTGGCCCTGCGGAGTTGGTACCGGGCCAGTTCTACCGTGCTGGTGATCATTCCCTGGTCTTCCAGGGCGATGGCAACCTGGTGGTCTACGGTCCGAACTGGAGCGTTGTCTGGGCGACGTACACCCAGAACAGGGGCGGTGCGCGATGCGTCATGCAGGCAGACGGTAACCTGGTGATCTACGCAGCGAACAATGCCGTCGTTTGGCAAAGTGGTACTGCTGGCCATCCGGGCGCAACCATTCGCCTGCAGGCCAACGGCAGCTTGAGCATCGTGACCGAGCGGCCGATCTGGGCCCGTTTCGGGTACACCCCGACCATCAAGCCGCCGCGTGTCTTTTACCCGGATCACAAGTGGCAAACCGCTAGCTACACCTGGGACAACGTGTTCTAA
- a CDS encoding phage tail protein: MDYPKSVPSVGLVNGKFVDENPVTGQVGSLISSDWGNAVTDELLNVIRAGGKEPAEAEHDQLLAAIKAIVRDSIPPEKIRTTLAEYGITDAYTKSVTYTKAEIEALLKNMSALPVGAMVPFPKGTVPAGFLEVDGSVQSAATYPDLAAYLGTTFNTGGEGAGNFRLPESRGEFLRGWDHGRGVDAGRGLGSWQADEFKSHTHSVKDSSYAGNVFDSWVYGDTGNGVTEDENLRTNSSGGIETRPRNLAVMWCIKAWNAPINQGNIDIAALTSQLAQATENKQGIARVSTQAQVDSGIDDSLIVTPRKYRAAKGTCSAWVSWNGTGAVTIRDSYNVSSVTDNGVGDFTVNIIPGVLANAGFSYCYTVGGGNNSLNLASGATTTPTATSLRVVSVSAPGMGTGANFQPTDFPYNSVQIFGGK; the protein is encoded by the coding sequence GTGGATTATCCAAAGAGTGTGCCCAGTGTCGGGCTGGTTAATGGGAAGTTTGTCGACGAGAACCCGGTCACAGGGCAAGTCGGCTCACTGATTTCTTCCGACTGGGGAAATGCGGTGACCGATGAATTGCTCAACGTGATTCGTGCGGGTGGGAAGGAGCCGGCCGAGGCCGAGCATGATCAGCTACTGGCGGCGATCAAGGCGATCGTCCGTGATTCGATTCCGCCGGAAAAGATCCGCACCACCTTGGCGGAGTACGGGATTACCGATGCTTATACCAAGTCGGTGACCTATACCAAGGCGGAGATTGAGGCGCTGCTGAAGAACATGTCGGCCCTGCCGGTGGGGGCCATGGTGCCGTTTCCCAAGGGCACGGTGCCGGCGGGGTTTCTGGAGGTGGATGGCAGTGTGCAGAGCGCTGCGACTTATCCGGATTTGGCGGCCTATTTGGGCACGACCTTCAACACCGGAGGCGAGGGGGCGGGTAACTTCCGTTTGCCGGAGTCGCGGGGGGAGTTTTTGCGGGGTTGGGATCATGGACGGGGGGTGGATGCGGGAAGGGGACTTGGCAGTTGGCAAGCTGACGAGTTCAAGAGTCATACACACTCAGTAAAGGACTCTTCATACGCTGGAAATGTATTTGACTCCTGGGTCTATGGCGATACAGGGAATGGAGTCACTGAGGATGAAAACTTAAGGACAAATTCATCTGGTGGCATTGAAACCCGTCCACGCAACCTGGCTGTCATGTGGTGCATCAAAGCTTGGAATGCTCCGATTAATCAGGGAAATATAGACATTGCGGCTCTTACATCCCAATTGGCCCAGGCAACCGAAAACAAGCAGGGAATTGCGAGGGTGAGTACTCAGGCTCAAGTCGATTCCGGCATTGACGATTCACTGATAGTGACTCCCAGGAAGTACCGCGCTGCTAAGGGAACATGCTCAGCCTGGGTGAGTTGGAATGGGACCGGAGCTGTCACTATTCGAGATAGTTACAACGTATCGAGCGTCACAGACAATGGTGTTGGTGACTTCACCGTCAACATTATCCCTGGTGTACTGGCGAATGCTGGATTTAGTTATTGCTATACGGTTGGAGGAGGTAACAACTCCTTGAATCTCGCCTCAGGCGCCACAACTACTCCTACTGCTACCTCTTTGCGTGTTGTCAGTGTTAGCGCTCCTGGTATGGGAACAGGCGCAAATTTTCAGCCGACAGACTTTCCTTACAATAGCGTGCAGATTTTCGGAGGTAAGTAA
- a CDS encoding tRNA-uridine aminocarboxypropyltransferase, with translation MSHAVSRLRDLRMARVVKPFFARGSRAERCPRCRVIPSHCLCAWRPKVSAESAMCLVMHDVEPLKPSNTGWLIADVIADTWAFHWSRTEVDPQLLALLADPQWQPYIVFPGEFVAPERVVSEVRRQEGKRPLFILLDATWSEARKMFRKSPYLEHLPVLSLSSEKLSRYKLRRSKRDDHFCTAEVAALCLELAGDEQVSQVLDAYLDVFSTHYLSAKFQKAIDPQDEVHSRLKPFV, from the coding sequence ATGAGCCACGCGGTATCCCGCCTACGTGATTTGCGTATGGCTCGTGTGGTCAAACCCTTTTTCGCCCGGGGCTCGCGAGCCGAGCGTTGCCCGCGCTGCCGCGTGATTCCCAGTCATTGCCTGTGTGCCTGGCGGCCAAAGGTCAGTGCCGAATCGGCCATGTGCCTGGTGATGCACGATGTGGAGCCGCTCAAACCGAGCAATACCGGGTGGTTGATCGCCGATGTGATTGCCGACACTTGGGCGTTTCACTGGTCCCGCACCGAGGTCGATCCACAATTGCTGGCCTTGCTGGCGGATCCGCAGTGGCAGCCTTATATCGTGTTCCCCGGCGAGTTCGTGGCCCCCGAGCGGGTGGTCAGTGAGGTCCGGCGGCAAGAAGGCAAGCGCCCGTTGTTCATTCTGTTGGATGCCACCTGGAGCGAAGCCCGCAAGATGTTTCGCAAGAGCCCGTATCTTGAGCACTTGCCGGTCCTGAGCCTGTCGTCCGAGAAGCTGTCGCGCTACAAACTGCGCCGCTCCAAGCGCGACGACCATTTCTGTACCGCCGAGGTTGCCGCGTTATGCCTGGAGCTGGCGGGGGACGAGCAGGTCAGCCAGGTCCTGGATGCCTACCTTGATGTGTTCAGCACCCATTACCTGTCGGCGAAGTTCCAGAAAGCCATCGATCCCCAGGATGAAGTGCACTCCCGGCTCAAGCCCTTTGTGTAG
- a CDS encoding DUF4376 domain-containing protein, with the protein MNGFAVRADGRGCRAVDGVEHLLEGEVFSVEYPTLALNATDRLALIADERFRREEAGIVVQGLAIQTDRASQAKLTRAAVRASRDANYVIHWKLENGSFVQLDARQVQVCDSAVDAYVQACFMRESELVDAVDAGLYEASMLIAGWPAVEFSAVPELL; encoded by the coding sequence ATGAATGGTTTTGCAGTTCGAGCCGATGGCCGGGGTTGCAGGGCGGTGGACGGTGTCGAGCACTTGCTGGAAGGGGAGGTTTTCTCAGTCGAATATCCGACTCTCGCTCTTAACGCTACCGATAGGTTGGCATTGATTGCCGATGAGCGATTCAGGCGTGAGGAAGCCGGTATCGTTGTACAAGGCTTGGCTATTCAAACGGATCGTGCAAGCCAGGCAAAGCTCACTCGAGCCGCAGTAAGGGCAAGTCGAGATGCCAACTACGTAATCCACTGGAAGTTGGAAAATGGCTCTTTCGTACAGCTCGATGCACGTCAGGTACAGGTTTGTGATAGTGCCGTTGATGCTTACGTACAGGCTTGCTTTATGCGTGAGAGCGAGTTGGTTGATGCTGTTGATGCTGGCTTGTATGAGGCGTCGATGCTCATTGCAGGTTGGCCGGCTGTTGAGTTTTCCGCAGTGCCTGAATTGTTGTGA
- a CDS encoding CinA family protein — protein MKEITQLAAELGRRLQVLNAHVTAAESCTGGGIAEAITRIPGSSAWFEAGYVTYSNRQKTLQLNVPAGLFNSVGAVSREVVEAMVRGAQAKSHAHFAVAVSGIAGPDGGSAQKPVGTVWLAWGAGETLTAECRHFPGNRDEVRRQTVKAALEGLLQHAAAEIANQG, from the coding sequence GTGAAAGAAATTACCCAGCTTGCCGCTGAACTTGGCCGGCGTCTGCAGGTTCTGAATGCCCATGTCACCGCCGCGGAGTCCTGCACCGGCGGCGGTATTGCCGAGGCGATCACGCGGATTCCGGGCAGTTCGGCCTGGTTCGAGGCCGGTTATGTCACTTATTCCAATCGCCAGAAGACTTTGCAACTGAATGTACCGGCCGGGTTGTTCAACTCGGTCGGTGCGGTCAGTCGTGAGGTGGTAGAGGCCATGGTTCGCGGAGCGCAGGCCAAGAGCCATGCACATTTTGCCGTGGCGGTCAGTGGTATCGCCGGGCCGGATGGCGGTTCCGCGCAGAAGCCGGTGGGTACCGTGTGGCTGGCCTGGGGCGCGGGAGAGACGCTGACTGCCGAGTGCCGGCACTTCCCCGGGAATCGCGATGAGGTTCGCCGACAAACGGTGAAGGCCGCGCTAGAGGGGCTGCTGCAACACGCCGCAGCAGAAATCGCAAATCAGGGGTAG